The Anabas testudineus chromosome 5, fAnaTes1.2, whole genome shotgun sequence region TCTTATCTGTCatgttttcctcttcctccctgtttttttttttttttagcctgaccttttctcctctccaggTCATGTTATGGTTCACTCAGGTCAGTTTACCTTTCCTTCTTTGCCTTAAAATCTTACCTTGTTTTTACTTATAGCCTGACTGCTGAGCCTCTGGGCAACCGACATTCTTTCCCCTTTCTGTCAGAGCCAGTCACACCTGCAGACACCTGTGCTTTTGTCCTCCTGCCTCCTACAATCCCTCCACCCTCCACACACTGGTTGGGAGTGGTAGGCACCCATGCCTGTGGCTATGTCACAATCCATTGTTTTATTGACCACTCACTTAGGACCAGATAATAGCAGGAAAAGGAGGTTCATTAGCATTTATTCCAGCACACCGTGATGAGttgttctttcattttgcaGAGCTGCAATCTGAGCCCCTTAAGGAGATTGAACTACAACTCCCTAGAGTAATTCATTAAGCCTAAGTTTCTGTGGCTCATTAAGTCTTATGACTTAACTAAACACTGGTTGAGTGACTTCTTTAAAATTACATCTTTGTGTTACTTAGGTTGTAAATGGGCTGTATGATGGCTTAAACAGGTGTGTGGAATAACCTCTTTAGTCCTGTAACTTTGTAGTGATTTGATTTCATAAATGGAGTACAGGGGTGTTCACAATTGGGCAAACCATATGGAACACATTGTCCAGCTTCTGCTGCCTTCGCTGCTATGTGTCACTGcatgtatattttctttttatggaCTTATTTGAAGCAACACTTAATGTTTCCtggctttcaaaataaaagaagtaaaaataaagttaagGCTACAGTATGCCACCACCATTGCACGAGGgagtatatttaaaaaaaaaagaaaaagacagaaaacaccaGTAGCAGCAGAGGTTTTAAAAGCCACTGACCGTCTTCTTAACCCCCACCCTTACTCGCTGGCCTGACACACCCTACCCATACCCCATTCTCTCTGTTTGCCTTTTATGTTGTGGACTCGATCGTGCGCCCACTTCAGACCACCATAAACATAACGGCCCCTGATGACAGAGTCGACCCCGGGACGTTTTATATAAATTGACCTCAACTACAGCTCATTAGAAGCCCTAAATTGGAACCATGCACGCTGGGAAGTGTAACTGTTACATCAGGAGACTCTGCAGCTTTGAGGGGGTTCCAGCTGTACGAGTATCCTCTGTGATGTAAATACACACTCATatatcagaaatgtgttttctccaCACTGTGGAAGGATTTTAACAAATCTccatatttgttttatgtgcttACTATAATTATAGTATGGTCATTAACATGTGATTTTTTGTCTGACACTACTACACAGCATAGAACATCTGTTAAAGGCTTTATTTAGTGTTTCCGGGGGCTATCTCTCATTTAAAACAGAGTGAGTAAACCTCCCACCCCAAGTATTTTTATTAGTCTGCAGTATAGGCTGAATGACTTAACAGAAAACTGGACAGAAAGGCACACAAGTGGCACTTGTTGCGACTTAgctctttcacaaacacaagaaaattgtaaatgtaaagtggCAACAGAATTTCCAATTGgagtttattatattatgttcAGCCGAGCTTCTTCTGTGCATTTGTATCTCCACATCACGTCTTTCGTCCTGCATCCTTCCCTAATTGACGTCCTTTGTTTGACCGCCTCCCTCAATAAACAATACAACCGCAGCTCTCCTGTCCTAAtccctcttcccctctctcctgACTTTGCTGGAGCATCGCTCTCAGTAATTACTCCTCTCAAGTTGGAGAGTGGAGTAATTGTCTTGAGTGTAACTACAGTGGCTCTCTGAAAGGGGGTCATTGTGTGGACTTAAGACTTCACTTCAGTGGATGGCTTTGTTTGTGCTGCGAAAGATAATGAAAGTATTCGGTTGGCCATGATGAGGTGGAAATATAGTAAGATATGAGAAGAACCACAgtgagtgaggagaggagaggacagagtgTGGAACACTTGAAGCGTTCtcacttttctgtattttaaattgaagCTGACATAGTTCAGTGTGGTAGCGTAAGAATAACACCAACAAAGCAAATACTTTTGAAATGTCTTTACTTTTAAAAGCACCAAGGTTGTCATGATTCCACACCACAACTGTTACATGTATACCTTTGCAAGGTCTCATGCTTTATCACTATTTACAGTATTGTGTACACTAGTTTCACAACATATTAGCAAAGATCGGTAGTTCAGTTCTACCATAGTGAGCACAATTATGAACAACAAATTAAGCTTTTATGCTTGTGTTTCTTGACTAAAGCAACATAGACACCTTTTTCATCCTGAAagttacacaaaaacacagaaatacataaaaaaagtagaaaaataacaCACCTAACAATATCTATATATTGCtgtaaatatatagtatatacaaACAAGGAGAAGCCCTTATTAATCATTACTTTGCCAGGTGTGGAAGACTTCACAATTAAAAGATTATAAAGAATTAGTTTACACGCACATCTAACTTCAAGATctataaataaacctttaaaaacacatcccCCACACTCCACTTATAactaataaataagaaaaaaaagtcttaatttaatgcattttattttctttttggccAACTTCAACCATCTTGCGTTTTTTTAGGCATTATATTTCCTGTAGGGTGCAAGATAATCTTCAATGTGTATAATTTAAGACATAAATTAgattatttatgtatatatgaaattaaattagacATAGTAAGaagcaaacagcaaacaaaaatgaaatgcaaaaccTTTTACATCAAAACATCTTTGGCAACAAAAAGCAGTAAGTTGAACTGTCCATTGATTGTTTCAAGAATAATTAGTAAGTATTGAAGAACAGCTGTGATTTAGATCTCTTCTCATGCAGGGTTCCTTCAACTCCACCATCCCAAGTCTCATCAAACTGATTTCCTTTTGTGACGTTGGAgctcttttccttctccttttgCAAAATAAATTCCCCCAGTGGTTTGTCTCATATGAAAGGCAGAAAATGCTTGTAGGTTAGGAGACATGTGGATAAGCGTGTTTGCTTGCATGTTTGTGCCTGCATGGATGTGGGTGTGCATTATATATGCTTGCACATTTTCTCACAGTTAACTGTGCGCAGGTGTATGAGTATGTGaaacatgcatgtatttgttCATGTGCATGTTCATTCTTGGTGGCtcgtgtgactgtgtgtgtacttgcaTACATTTGTGTATTGGTATATGTTTGCCTCTGACTCTTAttgtgcatgcatatgtgtgtggtCCAGAGAAAATGAAGTGATTGCTACCCGCAACATGCTCCGTCATTTATTATGTCAAGTCTTTTAAACTTGGTCTAGTATCCTCTTTATGTGTTGTTTGAAACATAAtactgtcctttttttttaacaggtgaGTTTGTGACCATTAAAAACTAACCCACCATGTCTCAGATTAGTACTGATTAGGTTAAATGAAGTCAGATCTCCaacagtccactgctgttctcCACTCCATTAGGTGTGCCAGTCTTCTCATCTCCGTTGGTGATTTGGTCAGTGACAGGATTGTTTGGTACAGCGCTGGTATTGATCTCTGTGCTCTCTTCGCCCCGAGGATCTGTGTCTCCCTCCACAGCTACAGCTTTCCCCTGCATTGCAGAATCTGCATGGGTCTTCTGGTGTTTTGAAAGATGGTCGCTACGTGTGAAGCGCTTGTTGCACAGTAGACAGGTGAACTTCTTTTCCCGCGTGTGGGTGCGCACGTGCCTCTCCAATTCGTCCGAACGGGTGAAGCGCTTCCCACAGAACAGCCAGTTGCAAACGAAGGGTCGCTCGCCGGTGTGCCAGCGCAGGTGGGCTTTGAGGTGAGAGGCCTTGCCGTAAACCTTCCCACAGCCTGGAATGTGGCAGCTGTGGACTGGCTTCTTCCTCAGGGATGCAGCGGAGGCTCCCAGCCTCTCCAGTTCCTGGCAATTGGGGCAGTCACACGAAGACCTAGTGGGTGCTGTCCCTCCGCTGTAGCCCCCTGATCCCCTAGCAGGCTTTAAACCCATGGGATTCTCAATCAGCCCTGCACTTGGCACAGGCTTGGGCTTGTACATGTCCTGGGGCAGCATATGCTGGGAGGACTGAAGGAGGTGTGAGGAGGAGCCCAGTCCCACAGAAGGGTAAGGAGCTGGGTTAAGTGGTGTAAAGTCGGTGCTGTAGCTGGGCAGCTGTGGGCTCAGGGAGGCCTGTGGAGCAACAGGCTGCAGCGAGGCCTGGAGACCTCCATCGGCCTGGGGCTGCGTTGCTGACAGCCAGTTGGAGTTGGGGTGGACGTCCCACCAGGAGGATGTGGCATTAGCCTGGGCAGCAGTAATGCCAGGGTGGATACCAGTTTTATACCAGGAGCCATAAGGGTGTGTCATGTCCAGTGAGGTATAGACACTGGTGAGACAATCGGCCGTAGCGTGGGACTTGGACACTAAAAGAGACGGGTCCTGGGAGACAGAGGTCTGGAAGGAATGGGAGAAAGGGTTATATTCTGTAGTGTACCCTCCGGCTGAAGGAGGGGGGCTTCCAGTGGGGGTAAGCATCCCgctacctcctcctcctccagctgtggTGAAGGAGCCAGTGTAGGAGTCTGCCAGCCCACTGCCGTCTGCGGTTCGCCCGTTCTTAGTTGtctgaaggtcagaggtcatggtGTAGGGCTTCTTTACTGGAGTGGTGCTGCCGGTCTTACCGGGTGTAGCTGAATCCCTGACAGGGCTGGTGCTGCCAAACTTGTTACAGGTAGCAGTTAACATAGCCAGAGGACTGGAGCCATAGCGTGCGTCTTCCTGGGGAGGAGGAGACAAGGGAGAAAATGagactgtctgtctgcaggaaaTGGCTGcttgctgttgctgcttctgtCAGTGTCAACTCTAATAAAAAACGCATGTCTGACAGTCACTGCTGGCTTTTCCTGCTTTCTTCGTTATCACAGCGGTCAAGGCAATTTCAAGCAGCGAACGTTTATGTTTGCGAAGGTTCTGCTCAGCTCAGCAAAAGACAAATTCCattgctcttttgttttactttagcCGCTGAACTATTTCTAATTTTGCATTAAAGTTTGTTTCGAAGTTTGTATCCACAGTTGTTGACATTCACAAACATATACTGTGTATTGATGTATATAAGCACTGTGCTATTAATTGTGGTAGTGTCTCAGTTAGAGCAGCCACATACATCTCATCAAacgtgtgttttctttctttaaaggtCACCATGGCATCGAAGATGGTTGGACAAACTCATGGCACACTGTGTCACAACAAGCTCACTGTCCCTTTTATAATCTTACAGATTTTAATGTAACCATTGTCAATTTAAGCGATGTCACTTCCTGtaaacattcattattttcatgaGTCTTAACACATTTTCTACTTCAGAATTGAACTAAATATTGGCATGACTGACTCAATCACACCGCAGaagatattttactttacatagAAAATATTCTTTCTGATACTTGTTTACTTCTAGCAGCTTCCTTTTCTTGGGAGCAGGTAACTCACACCACAGGAAAACATATCAGGAGTGTTGCGTCTGTCTTTCTATGCTGTTACCACTCATGAACACATGGATACTAATTAAACAGCATATTGGTTTTTGTAAAGTGTAATAGTGATGTTGTACTGATtttgctgtacagtacatttttattgttaactTTTCTATTGTGGTAATGGTGAATAAATACGCCGAACCTTTTCGCTGTAGGCGCACTACATCTATTTATTTCTGGCCCATAACTGCAAATTTATGAATAGAAATCATCTCAATTATGTTCTCATTTTTCATAAACCCTGGTCTTTCCATGCAGACTGACTTCTCATTCACGGTGGATTAGtggttttttttcccactcttaCAAAAAAAACCCTGGAGCCTTTTGCATCCTGTTGATTTTTCCAATATTTTCAGATTATAGATTCAGATGTTTTACTACTGTCTTCTTGATTTCTTGCTCTATCCTTTACAGAAAACTGTGACGCTTTTAGTGGCCTTGCACACTTTTTGCTTGCCCTGAATGAAGATGCCTAAAAGAAGCAAATGCATGAACAGAGGTGGTTAAAATGGGAGTATTAAACTCTATCAGCACCTTAAAGTGCTTTAAATTGCATACCCTGAAGACCTAAGTACTATTCATTAATGCAAACTACAATTGTCATCATACTCaaccatttattatttgtactaAACGCCTTCAAATTAAACTTCGGGGTTACATTTCCTCACATCAGCTTATTGCGTAAATTAAATAAGAACTAGCTGCAaaatcacatcatcaacattatAAGAAAGAGGAAATAGAAAATCTACTTACAATTACATTCCCTACCTCCAGAATAGATGCGGCCATCCCTGAGAAACAAAATCCTAAGGAAGCtgaggggagagggagaagcGCAGCTCGGAGTCCCGGGACACTTTGGAAGAAGTGGAGCTCTAACGCGGGGAAGTGTTTTGAGGCTCGGGGAGCCCGCCCCCTAATTACAGGCTCCGGCCTCTTTGAAGCCCCGGAGGTGGAGGAAGCTGCACGGAGATTGGCCGATAAGAAGAGGACATCCCACCTCCCCGATCCGAGAGTGTCGAATCATTTCTGAAGATAAATGCATGAATGGGTTCCTCATCAATCACCATGTGGACATTATTTCAATTTCACTGGCCTTATTTTTCCGCTGGGATTAGTCCACTGGAGTCAGAAGCACCAGAATCATTCAGGCAGATTTCTCCCTAAAATTACGACCAAACCAGGCTGTAAATTGTATTCAAGCTATTAAGAGACACAGCTACAGGAGAACTGTAAATAAGAAGTGAAACAATAACTAAAGCTCTTTCCGGTTTTCTCCGAGAGAGCAGAATGCAGCCTTGGCCCACGCCGCATaaatcaaatcataaaaaaaaaaaaaaaaagaaaagcaaattaaGCTGAGCCAGTCTGTGGTTTCCATCTGAGATTTTATTATTCTGGTTTCGagcctctctctgtttccaaTATTCTTAAAAGTAGTTAACTGCCTTTTTAGACATTAACTGTGATGGTTAAAGAGGCTGAACTACAGAGACAAGCGAGGAGGGAAAAGGCTGAAGGcattcaataaaataaagaagagatTATCGCgtcaaataaaatgaatccaAACGGCAAAACTCCAGGGAAAAGTAAGAAGTGTCTGGTGAGAGCAGACCGACTGTCCTGTCAGAGAGGAAGCTATTTCAAAATCGCTAAAACATTTGTCAATGTTGATTTTGTGGAATTAAAATGTGTCAGAGGGAAATATAAAAGTGCTCTATTTGTCTTTGAAACCTTCTTAAAATCAGGACAAATATCTATTTAGTCATCATAAACTTTAAGTTGAGAATAATTCAACTTTTAACCTTCTTTAGATACGAATACAAAACATATATAActtatacaaacatacaaaacattaGTTATATTCAGCAGTGATGTCTGACAAAACCAGTAATGCtttactcttctttattttatgcTAAAACTTTCTAATTGCATAAATTTACATCCAACAAATATTCCTTATTAGCAAGTAAATTGAAGTTAATTTAAGCACCATGTTGATATTTTATATGTGAAAAAGCATTATTTTGAAAACTCTATCCTAACTAGTATAGCTGAGGATTTGTAATCAGcaaaattgttattttatataagtTTCAAGTAATGctatttaataattattcaaCTCAGTGATGTTTATGTGCTGAAGATCTTATTCTTAATATCTTAACATCTTAATAAAAAGTAGGAAAACGTGCCTCTAAGTGAGACTCATTCACGTTTTCTTTGATGTAAGGCCACATtcgttttttttattgatatcGCTTATTGGttgaaaaagtcaaaaactCAACTTTGAGTCTCAAGTAAGACGGATTCTCAGCGCCTTTTTGTGGGAGTCTCGTTTTCTGAAGGAGAGCACAGAAGATTAAAATTGttgtcaaaaataaacatataatttCTGTCCTTATTTTCTCCTCAATTACAGGGCATGGTCAGAGCTGGGCTTGTCGTTCTGGAGAGTCTGGCCCTCACATGAACATAGCGGCTATATTTGGCAGTCTGCTCTCCAACTGACCTtcattgctttattttcttattcCAGAATGGGTGTGAGTAGAAGAACAAAGGCTGCTACATGCGATAGTTTACACTGTCACACACTCCTACAGGATCGTGCTCACAGTCTTATAAATCCATATAAAACCTCACCTTAAACTGAAGGGCCACACCTGCTCTGTATCAAACTGCCCATTGAAATCCATAGTATTCTCTATATCGTGCCAGAGTCCTCATGTGTTGTACGTGGCAATCCCTTCACACTTTTTGAGGCATTTCCTTCCCCTTTCATTTGGCACGTTTCATTCCTGGTGAAACTCGTAAGTGAACTATTCCTTTTCCTCTTAGTGTTCATTAATGCTTTATGTTTTACGTTTAAGTGAAATGAGAGGGCTGATAAAAAGCTCCAATAGCTTAAAAAGTGGTCCACGACACGCTGCTTTTCCTCATTTTTATAAGACTTGTAGTAATCTCAAACTTTGGCGTGTTCCCATTTACAGTTCTCTTCAAAAGAGAGCAAGTGAGATCTATAATTAGAGAATGCGTTAAGCTCTTAACAGCCTCTTCAAAAAGCTTTCTCTGCTCTATTTACTATTTTCTGCCTAGTGTGGTTCAGATTTCTGGTTATGTACAGTAGGCATTGCAGGCTTGATGAACTTTGGGGCGTTTGGTGGGCACAATTACGTTCACCAGGGCTGATTATAAGTTTAGTGTGGAGGGTTGTCGTCCATATGACAGCTATCAAATGTATTAGTAGTTCCAGCGCATCAGCTCGTGCCTGTTTGAATGCAACAAGTGTTAAGTAGTTGCTGAagtaacaatataaaaaaaggacCACCTCAGTTTAATAACTGCTATCGACTTCATAGAGGTAATGATGCTTCAGCTCGGTGACTGGCTTTTTTCATATCataggaaaaacaacaaaataaaattatgtccaacatgattttttttaaatagtgaaGGGAACATTTCCGTTTTATGTTATAAAATGGTCGCTTCTCTGTCACCCCTTTGCACGTTTAATAATTCATCTTTTTGTACATAAGCaacctctttgtttttgtcagtgtgtgggcatttttgtttttgtgtgtgaacattgtTGACACAGCTTCTTTGAAAGTCTGGATTACAGAGGGCAACCCTTGTTTTTATGTTGGAATAGGCGAAGCAAATACCCCAAATTTAATCCAGCCATATGCTGTAGGTGTGCATGTTCAAGAGGAGTGCACTTTATTGATTTCACTACTCACACTGACcttgttgctgtgctgtcatCCTCTCTCACAATTTGTCACAACCAACAAGAACAGACACAGTTTTAAATCTATGTATTGGCATATGTTAattgctgtattttaaaaataaattacaacgTATTTCAAAGCTCGGGACCAATCTCTTGTGCAATTATATTGTCTGACagaatttatttctgttttttttcaccAAACTGTTTCATTTTGGTAAAAATAAAGTTCACCAGTGGTCAGCTTTTCCGTGCAGACCTCTTTGTCGAGCCGTTTCACTTTGGCGAAACATCTTCTGGTTGCTCAGCTCCATAGAAAATGAAACCACTCTCAAAGACTAGTTGATTGAAGTTTGTTTGCTTATATCCAAATcggagaaaagacagaaagcacTTCTTGATGGGGCCTGGTACATATAGTGTTGTTTTCACCCCAGCACAGGGCAACTGAGGAGAAAGATGCTGAGagataaaacagcagaaatgtaaaGTCATGTGTTCCGACACAGGCGATGGGAGGATTGAGGTGATGAATCATGGAAAGGCAAATGCAAGGTACAAATAGAGAGCTTCTGTTAAAGCATCAATACTTGGTAATGTATCTTaacactgtatttaattttaactgAAAGAGAATTGAAAGTATTATAGTTTTTCAGAATATATTTGATGTATGTTAAATGACCACTAGACACCAATTCATTTGGGAAGCGTTGgcttattttgttaaattaaaaatgttctagACAACAAAACAGTCCATAATATGTATAATAAGGtaacaaaaaactaacaacaacaTGTAGCAGTATTCAACCATACTTGTAATATTACACTGTGTgctagtagtactagtagtgAGGAATGTCAAGCAAAACTTGGATCTTTTGGTCATTGTAACTCAATGTTTGTGCAGAATGACTTACTACTACTTTACAGCAGTGGGAATCCTACCCTTTACATAGGAAATGCTCATGTCATATACAATagtaagagaaaaagagaaaataatccCACTTGACATCATTCCTGCTTTTGTCATTTTAGATTTTCCTTTGTAAACAACAGTCGACTTTAAATTCTTGTCCTTTCCAAATCATCCTAAGTAACCCAAAACATTTGATTAgctttaaaatacattacaatTCTGGATAAACGTTTTCAATTGTCTTcgttttacttttaaaatcaaCTTGATCTACAATCTGCTTGAGTAAGCTATTGCAGTAGTCGTCCAAGCACTGCAGGCATTCAGTACTACAAGTAGCATACTTGTGTTCTGTACTATTACTAGCAAGTTCATCCAGCAGGCATCTCTCTTGAAATAGCAGTGAAAACTTTGCCAGATATCTCATCTTGGTGGTAACACAAAAGCACAGCAGCAATACAAGCCTGAAACGAAGCAGTGGGAGTCTTTAGATGTCAAACTCTGTCTGTACATTCACATCACATGCTTGGTTTTTAATGCATCTTTCTTTTGGGAGTGAATAGCcttctgttttctgcattgGTTTTAAATTGGCCACTTGGTATTATTAGGTCATTACAGCGACCGAGTAAGTGTGTATAATGGTGGATCAATGGAATATATCGCCATAATGCATTTCCCTTGACATTCCCCTCTGTGCTGCAACCCTCAAAAAATTAACAATGTTAATAATACTGCGACGGAGGGGGAAAATTGAAATGATTAGATGTGTTTTACTTTGCTGCTGATGGAAATGTGGTGAGAGGGAATCAGGGTCAGGGATAGACTTGCCTTGCAGCATGACTCCGTGCTATTTTTCCAGGCTGTGTGGTCAAAGTTTCAGAGAGCTTGTCAACGGaaaatgagagagggagagaagtgggggagaagagagaaagagggagatgtATAGACAGGGAGACTGGGCGACATAGAGACAGGGTGGTGGGTTATACAATGCACCAGTGAATATCATGTTCATTTGTACCGCCGCTGATGCGCCTGATTATGGCATCTGATGTTAGTCACTTGAACAGCGACAACATGCTTTGGCCCGGCTCGAGTGGTCTGTGTCTACTTTGGGGCACGTTGGTGGTTTTGAGTAATTCAACCACCAACAGGCTGCTTTTCAACCAGTGGACAGAACATATTCAGTCACTAGACATGGTGGTGATCACGTGTAGCAATGAGGCGAAAGTAATCCTTGCCTCAGATGaagatttttcctttttgctaGTTTTGGACAAATACAAATAGGAAAAAGGCTAAATGTTTCATGCTGCTTATTACTTTAAAAGACCAACATAATTTCAGTCTGACATCTCCACCCCCAGCAAAGTCTAGTTTGTTCCCATCTCACTGTGATGTCTCAGCGACCACATGTCAGAAATAATCCCACATGGCAGTGGGGAGACATTAATTGTTTTCCtctatgaatatattttttttttactgttgacTGAGTTATTATCCCGCTTTGTAATGGCAAATGTTGTGTAACATGCTGAATATGCTGTTTATCATACAGGATATTATATGCAAGTATCAGCTCTAGAAACACAGAAGTCCATCCACTCCCAAACAAATCTCAGTCCACCGCCTTCTTGCTGTATACAAGCCGACATCTGGCCTGTAATCTCCCTGTCTGTCGAGGAGACATGCGGCCACCTAATGACCCCAACAGGCGTCATGCATGCAATTGCTCAGGATGGCGCAATGACAGCAATGACAGTGTCTTTCAATATCTCTTTATACATTGTAAAATGAGAGGGACTTTGAGGAGTACTACAGTTTTTACTGGACACTGCAGTATGGAAGGGGTATttgtatgtatacatatatgtatttgGGTGATTCTTAATATCTTAAGCAAACTATCTATGTGGATGATAAGCCCCACCCACAATAGGCCTTTTATTATAAAGATTTAGACTTGAAatacagcttttaaaaacatgatacTGTCTTCTTTAAGCATATTGTTTCATAGTTTTACAGAAAACCTTTCTTGAC contains the following coding sequences:
- the sp7 gene encoding transcription factor Sp7 isoform X2, with amino-acid sequence MAASILEEDARYGSSPLAMLTATCNKFGSTSPVRDSATPGKTGSTTPVKKPYTMTSDLQTTKNGRTADGSGLADSYTGSFTTAGGGGGSGMLTPTGSPPPSAGGYTTEYNPFSHSFQTSVSQDPSLLVSKSHATADCLTSVYTSLDMTHPYGSWYKTGIHPGITAAQANATSSWWDVHPNSNWLSATQPQADGGLQASLQPVAPQASLSPQLPSYSTDFTPLNPAPYPSVGLGSSSHLLQSSQHMLPQDMYKPKPVPSAGLIENPMGLKPARGSGGYSGGTAPTRSSCDCPNCQELERLGASAASLRKKPVHSCHIPGCGKVYGKASHLKAHLRWHTGERPFVCNWLFCGKRFTRSDELERHVRTHTREKKFTCLLCNKRFTRSDHLSKHQKTHADSAMQGKAVAVEGDTDPRGEESTEINTSAVPNNPVTDQITNGDEKTGTPNGVENSSGLLEI
- the sp7 gene encoding transcription factor Sp7 isoform X1, which translates into the protein MAASILEVGNVIEDARYGSSPLAMLTATCNKFGSTSPVRDSATPGKTGSTTPVKKPYTMTSDLQTTKNGRTADGSGLADSYTGSFTTAGGGGGSGMLTPTGSPPPSAGGYTTEYNPFSHSFQTSVSQDPSLLVSKSHATADCLTSVYTSLDMTHPYGSWYKTGIHPGITAAQANATSSWWDVHPNSNWLSATQPQADGGLQASLQPVAPQASLSPQLPSYSTDFTPLNPAPYPSVGLGSSSHLLQSSQHMLPQDMYKPKPVPSAGLIENPMGLKPARGSGGYSGGTAPTRSSCDCPNCQELERLGASAASLRKKPVHSCHIPGCGKVYGKASHLKAHLRWHTGERPFVCNWLFCGKRFTRSDELERHVRTHTREKKFTCLLCNKRFTRSDHLSKHQKTHADSAMQGKAVAVEGDTDPRGEESTEINTSAVPNNPVTDQITNGDEKTGTPNGVENSSGLLEI